From the Terriglobia bacterium genome, the window TGGCCCAGCGACAGCTTGCGCACCGGGGTGTGCAGGAATTCGCGCAGCGCCAGCACCTGGTCGAAGAGCTCCATGCGCTCGTCGAAGTCGCGCTGCGAGACGTCGTAGATGCGCCGCAGCAGCTTGAACGATTCGATCACCGCGATGTCCCACCATAGCTGCGTGCGCTGCCCGAAGACCACCCCGATGGTCTTCACGTAGGCCGCGCGCTGCCGGAAGGGGACGAAACCGTTGGAGACGATCTCCCCCGACGTGGGCACCAAAATCCCCGTCAGCATCTTGATGGTCGTGGATTTTCCCGCGCCGTTGGGGCCGATGTAGCCGACCATTTCGCCGCGCGCGATCTCGAAGTTGATGTTGTCCACGGCTTTCAGCGTCTGGTAGTCGCGGTGAAAGAGGTTGACCAGCCCTCCGGCGATGCCTTCGCGGCGCCGGAAGGTGCGGAAGTGTTTGGAGAGCGCGCGAACCGAGATGAGCGGGCCGTCAGCCATAGAGTCAGGATTCTAACACTTGGACGGGCTTTGTCCGCTTTCGTGAAGGGGCCGCGGCCGCGTCGTAAAATTCGAGCGCTCCCGCAGGGGCGCGATCGATCGTGCCCGCCGGTAGCAACCACCTCAGGAGCGGAACAGCACCGACTCGCGCTGGAACATTTTCACGGCCAGGAAGATGGCCGCCCCCGCGTAGACGCTGGTGGAGAGAAAAATCAGCGCGATGTAATTCCAGTGGTAGGTGCCGACCATGAGCTCCTTGCAGAGCAGGCTGACGTTGAGAATGGGAATGACCGCGAGCTTGGGCGTCAGCTCGATCCCCGGCAGCATCGAGGCCACCGCGGGGATGATGACCACGAAGGTCATCGGCGTGAGGTAGCTCTGCGCTTCCTTATAGCTCTTGGCGAAAAGCGAGATGGTCAGCATGGCCGCGGCGAAGAGCACGGCGACCGGCAGGGCCATGAGAAAAACGGCCAGCACCGCGCCGAGGCTGAGTTTCAAGTGCCCGGGCGCGACCTGGCCGCCTTTTCCGGCCATGTCGAAGACCCGCAGCCGGCCCATGGCCCAGAAGGACACGCCCATGGAAAACACGGAGAGCGCGGCGGTGGCCAGCGAGGCGGTGAGCACCAGAAAGAATTTGCCGAACACCAGCTGGGTGCGTGAAACCGGGCTGGAGAGGATCGTCTCCATCGTGCCGCGCTCTTTTTCCCCGGCGGTCAGGTCCATCGCCGGATACATCGCTCCGGTCATGCACAGCAGGATGACCATGTAGCCGACCAGCCCGCCGAGCGCCGCGCCGCCCACCTTCTCCGGCGGGGCTACGTTTTCCTGCTTCACCTCGAAGGGCTGCAGCAGATTTTCCGGGAGGTTTCTTGCCGCCAGGAGGCCTTTCACCACGTCGTCGCGGTAGCCCTTGAGAAATGTTTCAATGCGGCTGGCGGCGAACGTGGACTTGATCTCGCCCTCGTAGCTGTAAATGATGACTTTCGCCGGCCGGTTCTGCGCGACCTGCGCCTCGAAGCCCGGCGGAATCTCCACCGCCGCGCGGATCTCCTTGTTCTCGATCTGCTGTTTCCAGTTGCCCGTGGCGGGCACCACCTGGAACTGTTCCAGCGCGCGCAGTTTTTCGGAGAGACGCGGGGAATCCGCGCCGCCCAGGAGCATGATCCTGGGCGTCTCCTGCCGGGCCTTGCCGATGAGCACCGAGGCCATGGCGCCGAAACCCACAGAGAGCAGGGGAAAGAGCAACAGCGGCACGACAATGGTGGAGATGAGCGTGCGGCGGTCGCGCAGCGCCTCGGTCAGCTCCTTGCGGTAGACAATTCCGGCGTAACGCAGGCTCATCTCAGATCTCCCCCGCGCCGGTGTGATGCGGCCCCACGACCTTCACGAAAATCTCCTCGAGGTCCTGCTCGCCGTGCTGCGCGCGGAGCCCGGCCAGCGTGGCTTCGGCGAGCAGCTTGCCGTCGTGGATGATGCCGATGGTGTCGCAGAGCTTTTCCACTTCGCTCATGACGTGCGTGGAGAAGATGACGGTCTTGCCGCGGTCGCGGCACTCGCGGATGAAGGCAAGGATGGTCCGCGCGGTCATGACGTCCAGCCCCAGGGTCGGTTCGTCAAAGATCATCACCGGAGGATCGTGCACCAGCGTGCGGGCGATGGAGACCTTCTGCTTCATGCCCGTGGAGAGTTTGTCGCAGCGCCGCTCGCGGAAGCTGTCCATTTCCAGCCGCGCGAAGATTTCCGCCACGCGCCGCTGCAGCGTGACCTCGTCCAGCCCGTTCAGCCGCCCGAAGTATTCCACCATCTCCTGCGCCGTCAGCCGCGGATAGAGCGCCGTGGCGGTGGAGAGAAAGCCGACGCTGGCGCGCACTTTTTCCGGCTGCGCGACGATGTCGTAACCGGCCACGGCGGCCGTGCCGTCCGAGGGCTCCAGGATGGTGGCCAGCATGCGCAGTGTGGTGGTCTTGCCCGCGCCGTTGGCCCCCAGCAAGCCGTAGACCCGCCCGGGCTGGCAGGTAAAGCTGACGTTTTCCACGGCGTGGATCTCTCCGCGCTTCTTGTCCCGAAACCGTTTGCAGAGACCGCGCGCTTCAATCATGGCAAGGGATCATGGGATCGGACGTTTCCGGCTGTTCAGCCTTTATGGCAGCTGGGGCATTGCTTGGCGTCGTAGTTCTCCGGCGCCACGCGGAACATCCCGTTGCACTGGATGCACACTCGGTGGATGGCGGGAGCGCCCGGTGGCGGGACCGGTGGGGGCCCTTTATG encodes:
- a CDS encoding ABC transporter permease; translation: MSLRYAGIVYRKELTEALRDRRTLISTIVVPLLLFPLLSVGFGAMASVLIGKARQETPRIMLLGGADSPRLSEKLRALEQFQVVPATGNWKQQIENKEIRAAVEIPPGFEAQVAQNRPAKVIIYSYEGEIKSTFAASRIETFLKGYRDDVVKGLLAARNLPENLLQPFEVKQENVAPPEKVGGAALGGLVGYMVILLCMTGAMYPAMDLTAGEKERGTMETILSSPVSRTQLVFGKFFLVLTASLATAALSVFSMGVSFWAMGRLRVFDMAGKGGQVAPGHLKLSLGAVLAVFLMALPVAVLFAAAMLTISLFAKSYKEAQSYLTPMTFVVIIPAVASMLPGIELTPKLAVIPILNVSLLCKELMVGTYHWNYIALIFLSTSVYAGAAIFLAVKMFQRESVLFRS
- a CDS encoding ATP-binding cassette domain-containing protein, whose product is MIEARGLCKRFRDKKRGEIHAVENVSFTCQPGRVYGLLGANGAGKTTTLRMLATILEPSDGTAAVAGYDIVAQPEKVRASVGFLSTATALYPRLTAQEMVEYFGRLNGLDEVTLQRRVAEIFARLEMDSFRERRCDKLSTGMKQKVSIARTLVHDPPVMIFDEPTLGLDVMTARTILAFIRECRDRGKTVIFSTHVMSEVEKLCDTIGIIHDGKLLAEATLAGLRAQHGEQDLEEIFVKVVGPHHTGAGEI